tgtatgtatgtgcatgtatgaaaaattaacttattttagggatttttataccaaTTCCATATTACCTATCtattttttgattatttaaaggtcaagtttctTGGTATCTTTTGATACCCACTCATTGATGACTTCTGATGTCCgctcagatggtgattttggaatcctgtgtgttgtagtggatccagtttgcatccattgtcacatagcaagcatcgccgactcttaaaacttacattgagcttgaagagctctaaacagactcagaatgatgcatccaagttattcactatcgtaaagagcttcatacatcagttaattattcgatatcaattagtgctcggaagcttgtttacggtacaatgaataacttttgccaactagaacgtgcaacatcgtgatcggtgcttgtatggcCGTGTTCGAAGTCAGCATACCGGCTAAAATTGTTGCGTCATCTACTCTGCTGTACGACTgtaggttcgccgtacaactcatagagctcatcattgtagcggctccattgtccttccacacatacggaaccaaaaaaccttctgagcatcttcctctcgaactcggctaagagggtttcgtcagttttggacaaagtccatgtctcacaggcgtatgtgagtactagagctatataagttctatatgcTCCCAACTTCGtacaactgaaaattattcactaaatctactttaccaacaaatgtatttatactttcgttatttttttaaatcctttaaatctctgttttatcaaaaaataagttagttaaaaaagagagtgaataatgagaattaacagaagacaaatacgcaaataaaaggttgctagataaataagaaaggaatagtattgataaataatttacgtacgaattcttgttcttaatagattacatcgattcgtcatgtaatgtaaactttaaaacgagcttcttaagtTTTTCTCAGTGGACGATTAGCaaatgaatccttcgtttgggatctgtggtgttAAAGACTTttatacgaagcgtcttccagAAATGactatctttatccagaaTCTATCCAACCTAGGTTTAGTTCACTACATGCCAATGTACATGTCAATGatgaattatattgatgaaatatACAGACAgcctaaaaacaaacatggtttatgaagtatcgtacgcagaatcgtagctgtatagatagaagtaggttctaaaaccgcttcaaattattagcaacgatgaagcaagtcagcctggcgtgagttttaaatttattaggcagtatgtttgtttctttttgcattagtcgaaatacgatggaattacatGGATTACTTCCTtcagaaaatttcatttttttttcaaacaaggggggggggtcaacgaaatgttacgtatttaatggaggggggttgcgtccagtgttacgttttgttacaatagggggggagggggtctaaaattgacaatttttgcgttacgtaataattgaatgagcccatatacgggttcacggggcggccatgGTGTATTtgtagcgcagccggtctgcacaagacaggaccacagaaaaaatttcatttggaccaccaaacctccgtacgcagcactgactatcctacgggtaaataaagcaaaaaaaaagccagaaatggtagggttaaacatcctgaagatgtcgtgccgataaagaagaaggagtttgaatacactgcatacttctcttgcgtagccgtgtaaccgggccgatacagctaatcaaaataaaaaaaaatatctaaccaaggataaccaattttctacctttttaattagattttatgctataaattaactctgctgctaaatttccaaaaatcgcacaatcggcacaagttgtttggggcccccaacacggcgaggccctaggcgaccgcctactccgcctaccgtttgatccaccgCTGCTGTGGGAGGTGGGgagtgacccgtgggaggtgggtggtgacccgtgggaggtgggtggtgacccgtgggaggtagatgctgactcgtgggaggtgggtggtgacccgtggtaGGTGGGtgggtgactcgtgggaggtgggtggtgacccgagggaggtgggtggtgactcgtgggaagtgggtggtgacccgtgggaggtgggtgggtgacccgtgggagttgggtggtgactcgttggaggtgggtggtgacccgtgagaggtgggtggtgaccctaGGAACAGCTATTTGACGGCTTTTTGGCTTAGATTTGCATaagaagttgcgcgccatctaccgCCAACtggctcggctggtaccaggtgtcacctcttaaaaacatgctctcctggtatcagaaatttgaaaacagcttgttttgtatggaatttcttATGGAATTGCATAcaaagttgcgcgccatctaccgccatcttgctcggctgtaaccaggtgttacctcttgaaaaacatgctctcctggtatcggaaatctgaaaacagctggtttttttttatagaatttcataccagtcgatggaaagtttgagcgagagagataagggatacttcccatttcatccatctcacttgcactggcgatcgttctcacgtgtttgatagcatgcaatagcaatagtgatgggcaccGGGAAGTGAGCGATGATGGGGGAGCGAGGAGGGagagggggaaagaagatgtcacctcttgaaaaacatgctctcctggtatcggaaatcggaaaacagctggttttgtatggaatttcgtaccagtcgatggataGTTTGAACGAGATGaatgatgctttccgtttcatacATCTTCAGCTgcatgtcacctcttgaaaaacatgctctcctggtatcggaaatctaaaaacagctggttttgtacggaatttcgtaccagtcgatggtaagtttgagcgagagatgaggaatacttcccatttcatccatctcacttgcattGGCCATCTCACGTGTTTAATAGTATGCAATAACAAtcgtgatgggcaaatttgtcccaagctgcagatgtcacctcttgaaaaacatgctctcctggtatcggaaatctgaaaacaattgtgtgcgcggcaacagtatagtggttttcacagttgaccagttgatttggtcattggacaaatttgtcagaagctcaccacagaaatcaactgttaatttttgttcatcgcctaaaacatcgacgtgagcgaatgatcatggaggtaatctttcaacacaaaaacttggcctagcattttagttttcaaatgctaaaagctatgcaaatttaaccgactgtgcataacacaaattattattattatataaaatttgcgttgtttgtttaatgggatacacaatgttaaacaatccactaaataataaataaacaaaaagaatcgaaattcacaacttagtaactcgctcattctgtattgcaaaacataTGACGGGTGACTACctctcacaatgcatcagagaatgagcgatctacCGCCAGGATATACAATATGCGGCATATtcacgtggagtaatttgattggatgaattttcctctgcattcggctccatctggggatcattctcattgatgatctgtgtttgtccccgggctcgatggtctcggctgtcttcctcggcgacgtatcttaaacatactatgagtccaaccggcttcaccccgtggaaacaggatcgggtattgtagtggacgcatcatctggttggtctcatacactggccttaaggatcctgcagcacgatgttgcagcacaatctcccgtgtatattccgtgctaccggtgatatcgtcacaaacacacatgacccatctcacctgcagtcggtgtgttgttccggaactggtcaatacctggtttacgtgaaaggaggcaaaggtgcagctcatcgcgaacagacatgcgttcatacgtatgactgaacatccgagttaggagattgcgtgtgataaatactcgctgcagaacagacaatatcgattaagtcccccaccaactactggtgcttaagtgttttgtaaagttaagttaagatcgaagaagtataactgagtgttgcatggcgaatatcccggaagcacagcgagcgaaccaattcgatggcaaagtgctccttggatgctgtagttgtaaattccaccaggtgcagcttctcgaagttggcgcacgtatgattgtagctccatttagaagagtgcaggtacagtggtaaatggtgttggtggtgatatagccggttccgatattgtattcgaagatggtgatggccctggcggaccatttgaagaagatggttacggacggcccagcggcgaatcaaacggtaggcggagtagaccccttcttactgcgcttttcgccttgtctcatttcaagtccccttaATGTCCCCCTTCCTTCCTGCaccgtttttaaaattagagaccccaactataattctgccctgggcctccaaggcgATTGATCCTCAACTgaagatgagctagtttatagcacaaaatctattcaaaaaggtgaaactttatcgaaaatactttttttttgtcacataaaacatttctttctaacttattttaatgtcatCGTTCTCAAAATCGCCAGCTACGCTGCTGGAATTTGTGATAAATGATCCAACCTGGCTTGAATATATTGTCACTAATGTCAAATGTCAGAATTGTTGGAATGAGTGCGATGTATATAAGAACGAACGCGAAGCGAATAAAACTCTCTTTCTCCTTGTATCCTGAACCCCGTCAACGCGTGTCTTTCTTTGCTAACagaattaaatgcagagaaggaagtcgactctgtgactttgaagtataaacgatattgcACCAGGGGATTCGAcctacgcggaaattcgagttacgcgaatttttttccgggttatagcggtccgctataatagcgtatctcggggactgcctgtagatagaaagcattgtttagCTACGAAAACGGTTAATTGtatacgtcaaaacgtatggaatacccgggtaggCCGGTTGTCAACTTACGcgtgtaaatttggttgacaactctacggttaaaGGTTAAGCACAAGACTAGTTGAAATGTCACAAATATCTAGATTAGTGTGGGTAGCACCAAACAGTaatacaaaatatttttatagcaaaagcCGTAGTCAATATTTTCAGCTAAAACTACACTACTTCATTGGATGATCTTCTGTTATCTGCGATCTGATCTTATGTTATCTGAGATAAAGATCGATTGCGTAAAATTTTTCTATTGCTTCACACAGTGTATGACACACACTGTAAACATTATTACACTGGCCGACCCACCACCCATAGTGATTTGTCGTTgacagcaaagcaaagcatGAATATCGTTTGCGCTGCGGGAGCCGCATAAACAACGACAGGACACACGAATTTACTACCATGGATAAGCTAAAAGACTCACTAAGTGTAAGCAAATGGTCTCCTAACGGTAGGAGTATCGCTATAACTTAATCCAGAACTCAGAAACGTATCCAAATTGGGGCCATTTCATTCAACACTTCCGTCTTTGTAGATAATCACACAAGCACTGAGCAGCTACCGTGCCTCGGAGGTATTCATATCGTTCAACGGTGGAAAGGACTGTACGGTGCTGTTAGACCTAATCCATAATGCAAACCTGAAGCATGCGAAACAGATCAAATGTATCTACGTCCGACCGCTTAACCCATTCAGTGAGATCGAAGAGTTTGTGGAGCAGTGCCGGCAACACTACGGTATTACTATATCTACGGTTGACGGTGGAATTAAGGCAGCGCTCGAGGTCATCTGCCAGGACGATCCACAGCTGAAGGCCTGCATTATGGGATCCCGGCGGTCCGATCCGCACTGTGAGCGGTTAGCACCGTTACAGGTTAGATTGCTGTGGCCGGTGGTGAATTCCTGTGTCGCGATTGCGTAACCTCTGGATGAATCGTTACAGGAAACGGATCCTGGTTGGCCACCGCTGATGCGAATCAATCCACTGTTAGAATGGACCTGTGAAGACATCTGGTGCTACATCCGGGAACATAACGTACCGTACTGCACGTTGTACGATAGAGGGTAAATAGTGGGTTTTTTTGGGAGTTCAAACCGAAATTCCGACAGCTCCATTTGTTCATTTTAGCTATACTTCAATTGGTGATCGTACGAATACAATTCCCAACCCACACCTAAAGGTTGAAGCGGACAGTGAGCAAGTAACGTACCTTCCGGCGTACACGTTGCAAGAAGCGGACAAATATGAAAGGGCAGGCAGACTATAGCGccttttctgctgctgctgatggtggtcCACGTACCTGTTTCAGGAAACATTGGGGTAGTTGCCTAGCAACGGTAAATCCTTCCTTTAATCTTATCATCCCTAAACAAACACCACGGGTGGACTCTGTTTTACGTCTTTTACAAATTAGCGCAAGCTACTTtggtttagtgtttttttttttgcgaagaCAAGCGTTCGtgttttttattcactttGATTCGTTTTATACAACTTAatagggaaaataaaaaagaaaagaaaggaaacatcCGCCGAAATGGACGGAAACTAACGACGGGCTGCCTACTTTCTTTGTACATTGTTGGAAAGAAATGCCAGCGGTCCCTTCGTACACTTGTTGGCGTAATGGCCCTTGATGCCACATTTGAAACACCTGTGTTTGGGAGCAATgcaggaaaattaatttcatgtgTATgtaagcaaacacaaacaaagcgAAATACGTACGTAATCTCTTCTATTGGACGTGGCGGAGGTTTTTGTGGCATGAAGTTGCCTTCCTCCCCACCACCGCCAGCACCTGGCCCGGCATTTGCGGAATCTTGATGTATTCGATGTTTATAATATCCAAGGGCACGATACTTGGCATCCTCCATGCGTTGCGTAGCTTCCCGTTGCTGTAGTAGAAAAGAAGGAACAACAATCATTTATACTTTTATCATCCCACCCCATTCACTGTTCTTGGTGCCTACTTACCTCTTGTGGCATTTTCGGACAGTATGACGCTTTGTGTCCCACCTCCCCACAGTAATGGCAGGTCGTGGGACGTTTTGGTGTTTGATCCTTTATCTCCGGCGGTGGTGGAAGCTCAAACCGTGGATGCATATACTTGCACTCCGGCCCATCGGGACAGAAACCGGCGAGATAGTTATTGCACAGTACGCGCCGTACATGCCGGTGCCGACAGTTCGGACCATGCCGACAGAACCCTCGATCGTACCAGGGACAATCTTTGATTTTGCTCTCCGGATCGATGTGCAGAAAGGGACACTCCTTGTTGTGGCAGGCGTTAAAGCGGGAATAGAAGTAACACTCCGGCATTTTGGTCATGTCGTACTCGTGCAGAAACTCACACTGGTCACCCTTTTTACACAGACCACGCAGCCAGTGCTTGCACACGATCGTTCGATCGCCACGGATGTGTCGAAATGGGCACGAGTTTCCCTTCTTACATTCCGTCCCATCGGATGcgttgaaaaacaaacaaacggcggCCGTTGATTCTGTAACACAAATGCACAAGAGAAGTTCATTAGACAACACCAAGAACGCGCATCGCGTTTAGCAACCCCACTTACTGTCCATCCCGGGAAAGGGAAGTGCAAGGGCTCCATATTGTTCATTTAAATCCTTCTCGATCTTGAACATCCAACTATCGACGTTCGCTATCAGCATATCCATGGTTGTTGGGGGCCGGCTCTTGTTCTAGTCCTTCAGGGAACCAATGTATCACAAATTATACCAAGCAAACCGTGGCCACTGCGTTGCTTTGCGTTTAAAGCAAATACTAATTCATGTATCTGTATACAAATTGCACAGATAAAACAAGGAAACGATCGAAATAAAGCGAGAGAAATTCACACCGTAGCAAATTCGCGGTACGAAGAAATGTTTGTTGCCGATTTGTTTACACCATTTGACATTTGGCTACATCGGCTGGTTGAGGGCTTCAAAAGACTTGACATTGTGCCCAGGCACAGTGGCTCTAAATGTAGAAAATGACATAGCGAGATTTAAAACTCAACACAGAATTTAATAATCTTCTATTCACCTAAAGTTTTCTTATTCTTTAACACTTGTTTGCAAGCTTCGTAAGTAGAATCTGctctaaaaaaatattttaaaaagcaaaaatgacCGAAGTGTCTCGATAATAAATCCCAGTGTGCCTTGCAAGTGTAGCTCAAAGTACACGTGAACGAAAAGAGCTACTCAACACGCGCTTGTGCTTTATCCGACCAACGGAATGGTCCTCAACATTTCCTCAACATTTCCCAAGCTTTGAGGTCGCACTATCTACTTTCTCCCCGGTTCATTGCCCAGTCGCGTGCTAATCATACTCGCAACAAAGCACTTTGAATATTAATTCATTTCGGATAATATAAACTACACCAGTACATCGGCGCCGGTTAAAAGTCGTAATTTAAAACATACAATTTATTCAATGAAAAGGTTGTGTTCCCCGCGTGATTGTGGTTTTTAGCTTCGTCTTCTTCTTGTTCCTTTTTGCATGCGTCTTGTTCTacttaatattgttttttataCAAGAGTATTTCGAAGGGATTTTAATATGAGCTAATACTTAAATTAACAACGATGCCCTAATGCTCCTCACTGTCCGTGTCACTTTTGTCTGGAAAAAAGAATACGaagtaaaacacaattttatttaatcaatttGATAAAGGTCTCGATTATGAAGTTATCGCTGCATTACCTTTTTTACCGGTATAAGCGTGACGTTTTAGCCGATCGTACAGATCGTCCTTCGTACCGTACAACGATGCATTAGATCGAGCCAACGAATTAAGCTTTCCGTTGGCACCTTGGACTCCGATGAATTGATCTGGGTGTGGATAGAAGAAACGGTAATTTTTAATAGAGATGCTCAGGAAATAAGATAAGAGACCCAGTGCAGTGCTTACCATCTTTAAGATACGTCTCATTGTAGAAGTTGGGCATCTCCCAACCgtcctcctcgtcgtcgtAGTAGTGTGCGTACGTGCTGTGATGCGATGGAGCAATACTTTCGGCATATGGCGTGTGCGCTCCGTAGTAGAAGTTAACCTGCGATCCCGTCTGATCCGCAGCTGGTGAGATGATCTTCTTCGGATCTCGCTTGCGATTGGCTCTGCGAAAAGAAGATGAAGAAGGATACAATCATTGCAAGCATTCTCTTTCAGGCTCATCTCCAGGTATCTCGCACCGAAGGTAGGAGTTACTTACCGCGCACAGATCATCCAGATCAGTAGAACGATGAGTATTATGAAGATGACGGTAGCTGCAACGCCACCGGCAATGTAAGCAAACTCGGACCGCTCGGTACACTTGGTGCCCGTGAACGATCCCTTGCATCGGCACGAGGGTAGCCCCTTGACGTCCTTCACGCAATGGCCCGAGTTCTCGCAGAAGCCATTACACATATCTGTAAGTAGTGTGCACAAATGTGTTAATATCTCCGTGCTATCCGAGCTCCGATCCGACGCTTGGGACGCGTCTGGAAAGCATCCTTACCTGAACATTCCATTCCGGTACCATTGAAGCCTGGTTTACATTCACACTTGAAGTCGGACGTTTCCGGTATCAGTATGCAGAACGCGTTCGGATCACAGCGCGGTGAACCATCCGTTACATCCTCACACGGGTTGATGcattcatttttgttgttctaGAAGAAAGATTCATCTCAATTCAACTCAAGAATCCAATTTCCCTCTTAACTGGTGTTgtattcaattaaattattgagaagagtcattcctATGAACTTTTAGTGAGGAGTCAATCACACAGGAGTCTACTCTCAAAAGGTTCATGAACCCTCAAAGATCAAAGATTCATACAGATTCCTGAATCTGAATCTAGATTCACCCAACAGTACTCTCAACCCAGGATCACTTACCGCTGCAGTGCTTCTAGTGGTGTGATTTGGTGGACATGGAATACAAGACGTCTGCTGGTACTCCGACTGATAGAAGCCCTTGCGGCACTCGACGCACACGTTCAGCGTACCGTTCAGATACGTTCCAGGCGAGCAGATAGGCAACGAGCACTCTTCAACATTGGACGATCCAAGCTTAGCCGTCGTACGTCCGTTCGGACATGAGAGACATGACGGATGCACGCCCTGCTTGCGGTACGTGCCACGCGGACATGGTTCACATTTGCCCTCCAGACCAAGCTGCATACCGGAGTTACACTCATCACGACACTCACTCTTGCTGGTCGCTTCCGGTGTACGGGTCGTTTGTCCCAGCCCGCAGATCTCGCACGAGAACGAACCTTCGTTCGGTTGGTAGTAGCCGAAGCCGCACGGTTGACAAAGTCCGGTTACCGCGTCCAGATACTTACCGGCAGCACATCGTTCTGTACGGGAAACGGGACAAGAAAGCATTGCTTTACCACCGAGCTGGTATGCTGCGATCGGGCCACTTACCTTTGCATTCGACGGCTGATCTAGCGCCAACCAGTGCCGTTACACCAGGGCGTCCGGCAATCTTTGGACAGCTCTTGCACTGCAGCTGACCAATCTCGGGCTGGTATGATCCCTCCGGACACGGGAGACACGTTTTGCTCGACACGTTGTAGAACGTACCGACAGCGCAAGGCACACAGTCCGGTTCGACCACCACCTGACCCTGTGGACAAGCGTACTCCGTCACGAGATTAAGCGAGGACGCATCGCCGAACGTGTTTGGCAGAATGTCCTGCACCGCAAATTGATTATCTTCCAGGATAAGCTTCTCCAGCAGGTTCAATGTATTCAAACGCTGCCCATTGGAGTTGCTCACAATTTCACTGTTGAGAAGGAGAGCCCCATGATTAGTGCGTTGGAGTGTTGGCTCTGGAACTTCTTGTTGAAAGTTCCGAACTCCTAGGAGTATTCCATCAATATATCACTTACCTCTTGATCGGAATGGTAGCATTGATGGCGTAGGCACTCTCCGGATTCGGTGAGATCTGCAGCACCGTCTGCCGCTTGACAATGTTCGGATGCCGGTTGCGGTCACACCTGACGTCGATCTCCACGTTGCGGCATTCGCGCGAACCTTCCATCGAGTACGAGCACAAGTTCCAGTCACGGTTCAGCGCATTGATTGCATTCTTAATGCGCTGGCGCAGTACACCCTGGCCCGCCTCATTGCACAGCACATCCGACGGGAACTGCATCTGGATGCGAATGAGCCGCTGGGCCGGTTTGGTCGGCGAGCACGACGGATAGACGAGCGGCACGTTCGGGTGCACGGTCGGGCGCCAGAATCCTTCCGAGCCGCAGGTATAGAACCGTGGTACAATCTGCGAGAACTTCATGCCCGGATTACACGCAATTTCGCACACCTTAAACTGTCCACCCGCACCCCAATCCTTGCAGCTTTGCGAACCACCAAGCGGGTCAGCCAGCGCGGGACAGAACTCTGCCACGATCGTGACCTTAAACGCGCAGGATGCGGTATTGCCGGCGGCATCGTACGCGAGATACATCACATCGTAAATGCCCCACAGCAACGTTTCGCCCGACCGATGTCCGTTGCGTTCGACAATCTTCGAAATGCCAATGTTGTCCGTAAAACGGGGCTCCTCCCAGTTGACCACGGTCGAGCCGTTCTTTGCCGCCATCCACAGATCCGACGGGCAGTACTCGACCTGCGGTGGTTCTCGATCCACCTGAAGCTGCTGACAGTTCGCCCCGGCATAGCCCGGTTTACACTTCCTCTGTCCACAGGTCGAAGGGACAGAGCGCTGCACGCCACCAAGCGTCTGCTCATAGCCGGCCCAGTTCAGGATGAGGTTCTTGTACAGCACCGGTTCGCTGCGGCAGTCACGCACCTGCTTCTGAATCTCGTTCGTGACATCCAGCGCCCGGCTCCAGATCTGTACCTTCGTCAGTTTACCCTGGAAGCCAAGATCGCTGTACGCTTCCTTGCGATTGCCATCCATCAGCGGTGCACCAAGCACGGGCCAGCAGCTAGAGAAGGATGAAAAGAGCCGGGAAATCACACGTTAGGCATGCTCCGGTGTTTTCCCATGGGTGGTTCGCCCGGTAACTTACTAGTTGGGAAGGACCCGGTTGACACCATACTCAGCCTTGCTGGCAATGAAAccctccgtgatgagcatcagcTGTCCAGTTTTGCCACTCCAAACGACGGCAATATGATGCCACTGGCCGTCGTTGATGGTGCTGTACTCCTTGAACGGTAGGAACACATCCTGAAGATCTTCGAAGAACGATACCTGCACGCCGCTCGAGTGGGCTTGAAGCATCGTCCTGCGCTTGGTGATCACGTTCGGTGCACTGTGGAGGAGAAGAAGCGCACATCAATAGAATTCCAGCAGGAAGACATGCAATGCGTGCCGTACCTGGCAGAATACAGCGTTATGAAGATGCCCGTATCGTCCTTCTGGGCGAACTGCACCCACATCGCGAGCGTCAAACTATCCGACGCGGTCGTATAGAACGGAACCACCTGCGACGCGGACGAATGGTACGGATCGCTAAAGTACAGATCGTAGTCAATCTGGACCGCTGTTTGGGGAGTAAAAAGGGACGCATGTTAAGAAGCTCGTGCATCGAATCTTCATCTCCGGTTCCTTCATCCCAACTTACATTTGCGACAATCGTCGCCAGTCAGATTGAACGGACACTGGCAGTAGAAGTCGTTGTTCAGATCGATGCAAACCGCACCGGGCGGGCAGGAGTTGTCCTTACAATCCACCTGATCATGCTCGCAGTTCCGCCCAGTGTATCCAGGTGGGCAGATGCACTGATACCCACTGCCACGATCGACACAGGTCGCTCCATTCTGGCAGGTGCCCGTCTCGCACGCATCGAACTCATACTGACATCCGACACCGGTGAAATCCATCGAGCAGGAACAGTTCAACCCGGAGCCGTAATCCTTGCACTGGCCCTCATGCATACACGGCTGCCCGATGCAGCGGTCCGGCGCCGTCTCACACTTCTTCCCGTCCGTTCCGCTCGGGCATACGCAGAAGAAGTCCTCGAACAGATCGATACACTGCGCATCGTTCTTGCACGGTCGCTCCACGTCGCAGGCCGTCACCTGCACATTGCAACGCTCGCCGGTCCATCCGGTCGGGCACTGGCATTCGTATCCGCCGACACGGTCCAAACAGGTGCCACCATTCTGGCACGGTGCGTACTCACAATCATCGATG
The Anopheles moucheti chromosome 2, idAnoMoucSN_F20_07, whole genome shotgun sequence genome window above contains:
- the LOC128297627 gene encoding cleavage and polyadenylation specificity factor subunit 4 codes for the protein MDMLIANVDSWMFKIEKDLNEQYGALALPFPGMDKSTAAVCLFFNASDGTECKKGNSCPFRHIRGDRTIVCKHWLRGLCKKGDQCEFLHEYDMTKMPECYFYSRFNACHNKECPFLHIDPESKIKDCPWYDRGFCRHGPNCRHRHVRRVLCNNYLAGFCPDGPECKYMHPRFELPPPPEIKDQTPKRPTTCHYCGEVGHKASYCPKMPQEQREATQRMEDAKYRALGYYKHRIHQDSANAGPGAGGGGEEGNFMPQKPPPRPIEEITCFKCGIKGHYANKCTKGPLAFLSNNVQRK
- the LOC128297955 gene encoding FAD synthase-like, with the translated sequence MDKLKDSLSIITQALSSYRASEVFISFNGGKDCTVLLDLIHNANLKHAKQIKCIYVRPLNPFSEIEEFVEQCRQHYGITISTVDGGIKAALEVICQDDPQLKACIMGSRRSDPHCERLAPLQETDPGWPPLMRINPLLEWTCEDIWCYIREHNVPYCTLYDRGYTSIGDRTNTIPNPHLKVEADSEQVTYLPAYTLQEADKYERAGRL